One stretch of Acetomicrobium thermoterrenum DSM 13490 DNA includes these proteins:
- a CDS encoding aminotransferase-like domain-containing protein, producing MSVWEKLYSEKVSTLRPSPIREMLHVIRQPGMISFAGGNPDPQSFPVDLFYESASILKEQGKDVLQYGTTEGYPPLKSFLCSWLKPRMGRAITEDELLITTGSTQVVDLLCWAILDKGDLIITEEPTFVGTALTMHNHGAQFLTIPCDANGMLVDQLPEKIEKALSQGKRIKFIYTIPNFHNPLGCTMSLERRKKLVEIANRYGIAILEDDPYAYIRFEGEDLPTLFSLDQSGLVVHACTFSKILAPGTRVAWAVGNKEIIRKMAIFKQGIDLCSSVVAQALVYEYCRKGHLDSYLPNIVDHYRKKRDNMEECLKKHLPLEEVSWVKPMGGFFYWLEMKNLKTADLYKKALQKKVAFVPGESFYPNQNGGKNCFRMCFTFASPSDMDEGIKRLGEAMKELLKS from the coding sequence ATGAGCGTTTGGGAAAAGCTGTACAGCGAAAAGGTAAGCACTTTGAGGCCTTCGCCGATAAGGGAAATGCTGCACGTGATAAGGCAACCGGGAATGATCTCTTTTGCAGGCGGTAATCCCGACCCCCAAAGCTTTCCGGTGGACTTGTTCTATGAGTCTGCCAGTATTTTAAAAGAACAAGGAAAAGACGTGCTCCAATACGGAACCACTGAGGGATATCCTCCACTCAAAAGCTTTCTCTGTTCGTGGCTTAAACCCAGAATGGGCAGGGCCATCACGGAAGATGAACTTTTAATAACGACGGGATCCACTCAAGTGGTAGATCTCCTTTGTTGGGCAATTTTGGACAAGGGCGACTTGATCATAACGGAAGAGCCCACCTTCGTAGGGACTGCACTGACCATGCACAATCATGGCGCTCAATTTCTAACCATACCATGTGACGCCAATGGAATGCTTGTGGATCAGCTACCCGAAAAGATAGAAAAAGCCCTATCTCAGGGCAAGCGGATAAAGTTTATCTACACAATACCTAACTTCCACAACCCCCTTGGTTGCACTATGTCCTTAGAAAGAAGGAAGAAACTGGTCGAAATAGCCAACAGATACGGGATTGCCATTCTCGAAGACGACCCTTATGCATACATACGCTTTGAGGGCGAAGACCTGCCCACGCTCTTTTCATTAGATCAGTCCGGCCTTGTAGTCCATGCCTGCACTTTTTCCAAGATCCTGGCTCCCGGAACGCGCGTTGCTTGGGCTGTAGGCAACAAGGAAATAATAAGAAAAATGGCGATCTTCAAACAAGGCATCGATTTATGCTCAAGTGTAGTAGCCCAAGCGTTGGTATATGAATATTGCAGAAAGGGACACCTCGACAGCTACTTACCCAATATTGTTGATCATTATCGCAAAAAAAGAGACAACATGGAGGAATGTCTCAAAAAACACCTCCCCCTGGAAGAAGTTTCCTGGGTAAAGCCAATGGGAGGGTTTTTTTACTGGCTTGAGATGAAAAATTTAAAGACGGCCGATCTTTATAAGAAGGCCTTGCAAAAGAAGGTAGCTTTTGTGCCTGGCGAATCTTTTTACCCAAATCAAAACGGCGGCAAAAACTGCTTCAGAATGTGCTTCACCTTCGCTTCTCCAAGCGACATGGACGAAGGCATCAAACGTCTAGGAGAGGCTATGAAAGAGCTTTTGAAGTCCTAG